Below is a window of Spirochaetota bacterium DNA.
GGTGACCATCGACGGGACGGAAATACGCATTTTTGCGATGGCAAAGGGTGCGGGCATGATACATCCGAACATGGCGACCATGCTTGTATTTATAACGACGGATGCAGCCATCGTTCCCACGGTACAGCGCCGCATCCTTCTCGATGCGGTCAATGCGACGTTCAACCGGATATCCGTTGACGGGGATACATCGACCAATGACATGGTGCTCATGCTCGCCAATGGGCGCGCCGGCAATAAGCCCGTCCGGTCGGGTGCGGCAGAGCGCCTGCTCGCGAGGGCGGTACGGGAATTGTGCGAGGAAATTGGCGTTCTCATCGTCAAGGACGGCGAGGGCGCTACCAAGGTCATCAAGATAACCGTCAAGGGTGCTCGGGACCGCGCAAGCGCGACCGCGATTGCACGGACGGTGGCTACATCGAATCTTACGAAAACGGCGTTCTACGGTGCGGACGCGAATTGGGGGCGCATCCTTGCCGCGGCAGGGCGCGCCGGCGTCGCGTTCAATGCCTATCGGGCTACGCTCACGCTCAACGGCATAACGATATACAGGCGCGGGCGCATCCTCACTGATGAAACGGAAGAGCTCGATCTGCTCATGAAAAAACCGATGCAGGATGTCGTGCTCGATTGCGGTCTCGGCAAGGGCAAGGATTCGTACTGGTTCTCCGACCTTACGCATGAGTACGTAACGGTTAACGCCGATTACCGTACATGAGATTAAAGTTCTCTTCGCCGTGTGACGATAATGATGATACACAACGTGGTAACGACTACCCTCTACGTACCACACACTACAATAAACCGGTTCGAGTATCCCACGAATCGGTTTATTTATTTTAAAGGGGCGGGGAAAATTCCATGCTGATCGGCATCGGTATCGACATCGTCGATAATGAGCGGATGCGCCGCAATATGAAGAATATGCGGTTCCTCAAGCGCGTGTTCACGGCGGGGGAGCTTTCGTATTTCCGTGCGAAGGCCAATGCGTATCAGAGCGTTGCCGCATCGTTCGCGGCCAAAGAGGCGTTCTTCAAGGCGCTCGGGACGGGGATACTTTCGGCCGGGCTTGCCGTGCGGGATATCGGGATCGCGCGGGAGAAGGGCGGGCGGCCGTATATCGAAGCGAGCGAACGTGTGCTGAAATACATAAAGAGAACGTTCGGGGCATCGAGCGTACGTATCCATATTTCCATAGCGCACGAAAAGGCGTATTCAGTAGCGGTAGCGGTGATAGAGAGCGCTACACGAAGGTGATAAGCAGGTGTGAATCGCCCGTATCGGCGATGCTTACGGTGGCATGTACCGCCGAGGCGAGTATATGTATCACTTCGCCCTCGCCGATATCGACTATCTCTTCCTCGATGATATAGCGCATTTTCCCGCGTAATACGATGGCTATCTCCTGCGACGGGTGCACGTGGTAGGGGACAAGCTGATTGGGTTTGTGCTCGACGCCGTACACGGTATATCCCTTGCCGAAGAGCACGGGAAGAAGCTCGGCGACATTGCGCTCACAGGAGAATTCATCCTCGATGGTCGTGATCGTATAGGTCTCGGCATCCATACACAGAATATCGACGTCTGAAGGCGTAAATTTGAGGCGTTGCTCTAGCGGATAAACATTACTCCTTCGATTTCCGATAATCATAGTACGGGCCATCTCTTGGAGGAAGTACCTTGCTGCGAGCGAATATCAACCTGTCAGGGCGCGTCCAGGGCGTCGGTTTCCGCTATTTCATCATGGAGACAGCCAAGGAAATGGTGCTCGACGGCGAGGTGTGGAACAATTATGACGGTACGGTCGCTATCGATGTGATATGCCCGAACCGTGAGATACTCGAGCAATTCCTCTCGCGTGTGAAGAAGGGGCCGGCGCTTTCCGCGGTGACCGAGTTGAGCATTACCGTGCGCCCGTCCGACCCTCCGCTGAAGGAAGGTTTCTCTATCCGTCAGTAACGGACAGCTTATGTTCCATCCATCGATACTACTTCTTCTGTGTACGCTGCCCTTGGCCGCCGCTTCCTATACCGTCCGTAAAGGCGATACGCTCTACGGCATCGCCCAGAAGTCGAATATCTCCATCGATACGCTCTGCAGGATGAACCGCATCGATGTGAAGCATTATACGCTGAAACGCGGCATGCGGCTTGCCATTCCCGATGCAGCGAAGAAGACCTCGCCGCCGAAGGCCGTTGTGTCAAAGCCGGCGAGCGTTCCTGCCGGGAGCGGTCTATTCCTCTGGCCGTACCGGGGATCGGTGGTGCGCGGGTATGGGCTTTCGGAGAATGTCATGAACACGGGAATAGACATACGCGGTAATTTCGGCGACCCGGTCATGAGCGCGCGCGCGGGGGTCGTCGAGTACGTCGGCACCATGCGCGGCTACGGCACCGTCGTTATCCTCAAGCACGAGAACGATTATAACTCCATCTACGCGCATCTCTCCGAGTCGGCCGTGAAGAAAGGCGATGCCGTCGCGGGGAATGCCGTCATCGGTAAGCTCGGCATGAGCGGATTTACCGATGCGCCGGAACTGCATTTCAAGATATGCGTCAAGGGGAAGCCGAAGAATCCGCTTACGATACTGCCGAAAGGGTGAATTAGAAACGTACTATCGTCGATCCCCAAGTGAATCCGCCGCCGAACGCGACGAGCGCGACCACGGAGCCTTTCCTGACGATGCCCCGCTCGATGGCTTCGTTGAGCGCAAGGCCGATGGATGCCGCTGAGGTATTGCCGTAGCGTTCGAGGTTCGTGTACATCTTCGCCATGTCCACTTCGAGGAAACGCGCCACCGATTGTATGATGCGCATATTCGCCTGATGCGGGATGATAAGGTCGATATCCATTGGCGTGAGTTTCGCCGATTCCATCGCCTTGGTGACGGCCATTTCCATGGCGCCGACTGCCGCTTTCATGACGGAGCCGCCGCTCATCTTCATGTAATGCATGCGCTCGGCGACGCTTTTCTCGCTCGCCGGATTGAGCGATCCGCCGCCCGGCATGAAGAGAAGATCGCCGTATTTCCCGTCGCCGCCGATATAGCTTGCGAGTATCCTGCTGTCGTCGACGGCGGCTTCCACCACGACAGCGCCGGCACCGTCCCCGAAGAGCACGCAGGTGTTGCGGTCCTGCCAGTCGGTTATCTTCGAGAGTGTTTCCGGCGCTATGACGAGCACGCGTTCTGCACGCCCGATGCGTATGAACTGCTCGGCGATGGTGATGCCGTAGATGAGCCCCGAGCAGGCCGCCTCGATATCGTAGCACCACGCGTTCACCGCGCCGATGGCCTCTTGCACGATGGTGGCGGTGGCCGGATAGATATAGTCCGGGGTTATCGTCGCGACTATTATCATGTCGAGGGCGGAAGCCTGTACGCCGGCATGTGCGAGGGCTTTTTTTGCCGCTTCGATACCGAGCGTTGAGGAGGGAACATCATCGGCGGCGATATGCCGCTCGCGTATGCCGGTGCGCGTGGTTATCCATTCGTCGGTGGTATCGACCATTTTTTCAAGATCGGCATTGGTGAGCACTTTCTCAGGCGCATAGGCGCCGACACCGCTTATGCGTACGGGGCGTGTTGTCATCATTTCCCTTTTGCGCAGCCGTAGCGGATAAGGTTCTCGACGATGTGGTCGTTGACCCTGCTTTCGACGAAACGTATCGTTGCGAGCACGGCGTTGCGTACTGCGGCAGCGCTCGATTTTCCATGGCCTATCATGCTGCATCCGTTCACACCGATAAGGGGCGCGCCGCCGTAGGAGTCGGATGACATATTGCGTTTTATCTCTTTGAGCACGTTCTTCATGAGAAGCGCGCCGAGCATCGCGACGGGCGACCGCTTTACGCCATTTTTTATCATATGCATGACGCCCTTGCCGAGTCCTTCATACGCTTTGAGCGCGATGTTGCCGGTAAAGCCGTCGGCGACGACGACGTCCGCATGATCGAAGAATATCTGCGTCGGCTCAAGATTACCGATGAAATTGAACGGTATCGTCTTCAGTTTTTCGTATGTCTCTTTATAGAACACGTTCCCCTTGGAATCTTCCTCGCCGATATTGAGGAGCGATACACGCGGTTTTTCTATGCCCCAGGCGAATTTCGAATAGGCCTCGCCCATGACGGCGAACTGCACGAGATAGTCCGGTGTGCAGTCGGCGTTCGCGCCGAGGTCGAGGAAGGCTGCGAAACGGTTCTTATCAAGCTGGGGGAAGGGTACGGTTATCGCGGGGCGATAGACGCCGGAGAGGCGGCCCAATTCCATGAGCGCAGCGGCGAGCGTTGCACCGGTGTTCCCGGGCGACCAGCAGCCGTCAGCCTTGCCTTCTGCGACGAGGCGATTGGCCACCATGACCGATGCGTTCTTCTTTTCCTTGATGGCCGTTGCCGGGGATTCATCCATGCCTATGACGCTGTCGGTATGTTCGATGGTGAAACGCGAGGCATCGCACTTCTCTTTCGCGAGCGCCGATTCGATCTGTGCGCCGTTGCCGACGAGAATAAGGTGGACGTTCGGAACAGTATTGACGGTAGCAATGCAGCCATGAACCATTTCATGAAGCGGGTTCTCGGCGCTGGCAACATCGATTGCGACTTTCATTCGTTAGCTCCCCGTGCCGGACTATGCAGTTACGATTGTTTCGGGCGCTCTTTTTTCTCGCGCGGAGCGGCGACGACCCTATCCTTGTAGTAGCCGCAGCTCGGGCAGATACGATGAGAGAGCTTCTCAAAGCCGCATTGCGGGCAAAGGGAGAGGTCGGATATCGAGCGCTTCTCGTTGACAGCGCGCTGCATCCGCGTTTTTGACTTCGATTTACGGTGTTTCGGGAGGGCCATGCTGGTATCCTTGCTATGATAATACGATCACAATATGCGTATTCCGGGCGAACTGCCCGTCAACGGAGAAGGTAATATATAGTGAACATTCGCTTTTGTCAACGCGAGGAACAGTTGTTTTTACTCTGATTTTTAGTATAGTAAAGCGGCATATATGACCGAATTCTACGATAAAGATGTTGCCGAGCGCCTGCGTGCGCATACAAGCGGCCTTTCCAAGCGATACCACATCATCGCCTGCCATGTGCTCTGGCGCGAGTTCTGCCAGGTGGCCGCTTCCTCACCGAACACATTCACCTTCGATCTGCTCGAGCAGGGTCTGCATAATTCCCCTGACGACCTGCGTGCGGCGGTGCAGGCTGCCGTGGACAGGTCGCCGCCCTGCGATGCAGTGCTCCTCGGTTACGGGCTCTGCTCCATGGGGATAGTCGGCATCATGGCGCGCACCGCCCCCGTCGTCTGTGTCAGGGCGCATGACTGCATCACCTTCCTCCTCGGTTCCAAGGAGCGCTATCAGCGCTATTTCAACGAACACCCGGGCACTTATTGGTATTCACCGGGGTGGATAGATGACACCCCCATGCCGGGAAAGGGGCGGTCGGACGCCATCGCCGCCGCGTACGCGGAAAAATACGGCGCGGAGAATGCCGCGTATCTCATGGAGATAGAGCAGGGATGGATGAAAAAGTACACCAATGCCGCCTATGTCGACATCGGTTCCGGGGATGGCGCCGCCTATAAGGAATACACGAAGATATGCGCGTCCTACCTGGGATGGGACTTCGACGATCTCGCCGGGGATGCCTCGCTCATGAAACGTTTTGTCGACGGTGCATGGGGCGACGACGACTTCTGCATCGTCAGCCCCGGGGAACGTATTGTCGCCACGCACGATGCGCTCATTATCGGGACGGAAAAGACGCCGTAGGGCGGCCCGAAGCGGCTATTTGCGTTCCTTATCATACATGCCGCAGCCGATGAGGATCTCGGTTTTGCCGACGCGTTCTATATAGGACGCTTTCGGATCGATTTTGCCGGTGACCTTATTGTTCCAGAGATATTTGATCCAGCCCGAGCCGGACTTCTTCGCGAGAGCGATCATCTCTTTCACGAACGGATAGCCATTGTTGTCCTTCATATCGGCCAGGTCGCTGCCGACGAGGGACGGTTTTCCGCCGTTGGCGCGCGAGAAGCCGTTGAAGTCGAGCGCGAAGAGATACAGATCGCGGTCGATGAACATGCCGTTTGTCCTGGT
It encodes the following:
- a CDS encoding LysM peptidoglycan-binding domain-containing M23 family metallopeptidase, whose protein sequence is MFHPSILLLLCTLPLAAASYTVRKGDTLYGIAQKSNISIDTLCRMNRIDVKHYTLKRGMRLAIPDAAKKTSPPKAVVSKPASVPAGSGLFLWPYRGSVVRGYGLSENVMNTGIDIRGNFGDPVMSARAGVVEYVGTMRGYGTVVILKHENDYNSIYAHLSESAVKKGDAVAGNAVIGKLGMSGFTDAPELHFKICVKGKPKNPLTILPKG
- the rpmF gene encoding 50S ribosomal protein L32 encodes the protein MALPKHRKSKSKTRMQRAVNEKRSISDLSLCPQCGFEKLSHRICPSCGYYKDRVVAAPREKKERPKQS
- the plsX gene encoding phosphate acyltransferase PlsX, giving the protein MKVAIDVASAENPLHEMVHGCIATVNTVPNVHLILVGNGAQIESALAKEKCDASRFTIEHTDSVIGMDESPATAIKEKKNASVMVANRLVAEGKADGCWSPGNTGATLAAALMELGRLSGVYRPAITVPFPQLDKNRFAAFLDLGANADCTPDYLVQFAVMGEAYSKFAWGIEKPRVSLLNIGEEDSKGNVFYKETYEKLKTIPFNFIGNLEPTQIFFDHADVVVADGFTGNIALKAYEGLGKGVMHMIKNGVKRSPVAMLGALLMKNVLKEIKRNMSSDSYGGAPLIGVNGCSMIGHGKSSAAAVRNAVLATIRFVESRVNDHIVENLIRYGCAKGK
- a CDS encoding beta-ketoacyl-ACP synthase III; protein product: MMTTRPVRISGVGAYAPEKVLTNADLEKMVDTTDEWITTRTGIRERHIAADDVPSSTLGIEAAKKALAHAGVQASALDMIIVATITPDYIYPATATIVQEAIGAVNAWCYDIEAACSGLIYGITIAEQFIRIGRAERVLVIAPETLSKITDWQDRNTCVLFGDGAGAVVVEAAVDDSRILASYIGGDGKYGDLLFMPGGGSLNPASEKSVAERMHYMKMSGGSVMKAAVGAMEMAVTKAMESAKLTPMDIDLIIPHQANMRIIQSVARFLEVDMAKMYTNLERYGNTSAASIGLALNEAIERGIVRKGSVVALVAFGGGFTWGSTIVRF
- a CDS encoding cupin domain-containing protein — protein: MDAETYTITTIEDEFSCERNVAELLPVLFGKGYTVYGVEHKPNQLVPYHVHPSQEIAIVLRGKMRYIIEEEIVDIGEGEVIHILASAVHATVSIADTGDSHLLITFV
- a CDS encoding DUF1638 domain-containing protein — protein: MTEFYDKDVAERLRAHTSGLSKRYHIIACHVLWREFCQVAASSPNTFTFDLLEQGLHNSPDDLRAAVQAAVDRSPPCDAVLLGYGLCSMGIVGIMARTAPVVCVRAHDCITFLLGSKERYQRYFNEHPGTYWYSPGWIDDTPMPGKGRSDAIAAAYAEKYGAENAAYLMEIEQGWMKKYTNAAYVDIGSGDGAAYKEYTKICASYLGWDFDDLAGDASLMKRFVDGAWGDDDFCIVSPGERIVATHDALIIGTEKTP
- the acpS gene encoding holo-ACP synthase — translated: MLIGIGIDIVDNERMRRNMKNMRFLKRVFTAGELSYFRAKANAYQSVAASFAAKEAFFKALGTGILSAGLAVRDIGIAREKGGRPYIEASERVLKYIKRTFGASSVRIHISIAHEKAYSVAVAVIESATRR
- a CDS encoding cache domain-containing protein; amino-acid sequence: MKKAFIFLAVISALSLIAADAKFGTREEAIAMVKKGMAYIDKVGVEKALTEMTRTNGMFIDRDLYLFALDFNGFSRANGGKPSLVGSDLADMKDNNGYPFVKEMIALAKKSGSGWIKYLWNNKVTGKIDPKASYIERVGKTEILIGCGMYDKERK
- the argJ gene encoding bifunctional glutamate N-acetyltransferase/amino-acid acetyltransferase ArgJ, with protein sequence MKHAPALPRDFLFSAVNCGLKKEGPDLALITSKYPAYAAAVFTTNRVQAAPILLCKRHIGNRIAGVVINSKNANAVTGPEGDRNALRTASLLAKKLKVKPGNILVASTGVIGRQLPMRKIEAGIDAAFPLLAPSENNAPKAIMTTDKFEKKAYRQVTIDGTEIRIFAMAKGAGMIHPNMATMLVFITTDAAIVPTVQRRILLDAVNATFNRISVDGDTSTNDMVLMLANGRAGNKPVRSGAAERLLARAVRELCEEIGVLIVKDGEGATKVIKITVKGARDRASATAIARTVATSNLTKTAFYGADANWGRILAAAGRAGVAFNAYRATLTLNGITIYRRGRILTDETEELDLLMKKPMQDVVLDCGLGKGKDSYWFSDLTHEYVTVNADYRT
- a CDS encoding acylphosphatase; the encoded protein is MLRANINLSGRVQGVGFRYFIMETAKEMVLDGEVWNNYDGTVAIDVICPNREILEQFLSRVKKGPALSAVTELSITVRPSDPPLKEGFSIRQ